Proteins from a single region of Thermococcus sp.:
- a CDS encoding DUF530 family protein — translation MTTTEELVARVNKILDDIGIDLGELFENFEPVRLAYTLTRNVSLLSDLQDELERRVGETAPSVRFMDKKNKDPHLQWIYRKKHNRALALERLRSAITAHKMALALLSANYTFKLGRKEITVDRITRENLGKVKAVEKPVKLGRLEVLPHLAYSGDVLRLLAKESIEVRETFKFIKGKLREKGTVRTKGIRIEVEYFENNRLKKARLDLPADSDIEMELRKRYGRRFRWRVLTFVKTRGVLINNHYTVDNLALAYASLDPEKGAEKLGLDIFRYYFLTSSTERETLGIFPGIKLCVDCHYSILDLPFRHEGNFKTGQGSMYVIRKCEMEGQLTGRRKDLSGVPNYLLGGALLYGMSDYDEKKVAEILGIDEEELREAIKKFVISGLHKVLFSESEVKKFDKFMPKSDKAKRFLDLLQG, via the coding sequence ATGACGACAACGGAGGAGCTCGTAGCCCGGGTCAATAAGATACTCGACGACATAGGCATAGACCTGGGCGAGCTCTTCGAGAACTTTGAACCGGTGAGGTTAGCCTATACCCTAACCCGGAACGTCTCCCTTCTTTCCGACCTTCAAGATGAACTGGAGAGGCGCGTTGGGGAAACGGCCCCTTCAGTTCGCTTCATGGACAAGAAGAACAAGGACCCCCACCTCCAGTGGATTTACAGGAAGAAGCACAACAGGGCACTGGCTCTGGAAAGGCTCCGCTCGGCTATAACGGCCCACAAAATGGCCCTAGCGTTGTTATCGGCCAACTACACCTTCAAGCTCGGCAGGAAGGAAATAACGGTCGACAGGATAACGCGGGAGAACCTAGGAAAGGTCAAGGCCGTTGAAAAGCCCGTAAAACTCGGCAGGCTTGAAGTTCTCCCCCATTTGGCTTACTCCGGTGACGTCCTCAGGCTTCTAGCCAAGGAAAGCATCGAGGTCAGAGAGACTTTCAAGTTCATAAAGGGGAAGCTCCGCGAGAAGGGGACGGTAAGGACAAAAGGCATAAGGATTGAGGTTGAATACTTCGAGAACAACAGGCTCAAGAAGGCCAGACTGGACCTTCCGGCCGATTCCGACATCGAGATGGAGCTTAGAAAACGCTACGGGAGGAGGTTCCGCTGGAGGGTTCTCACCTTTGTGAAGACAAGGGGAGTTCTGATAAACAACCACTACACTGTTGACAACCTGGCTTTAGCCTACGCTTCCCTCGACCCGGAGAAAGGAGCGGAAAAGCTCGGCCTCGATATATTCCGCTACTACTTCTTGACATCCTCGACCGAAAGGGAAACCCTGGGAATCTTTCCCGGGATAAAGCTCTGCGTTGACTGCCATTACTCCATACTGGACTTGCCCTTCAGGCACGAGGGGAACTTCAAAACAGGGCAGGGTAGTATGTACGTCATAAGGAAGTGCGAGATGGAGGGACAGTTAACCGGTAGAAGGAAGGACCTGAGTGGCGTTCCCAACTACCTCCTCGGGGGAGCCCTGCTCTACGGCATGAGTGATTACGATGAAAAGAAGGTTGCCGAGATACTCGGAATTGATGAGGAAGAACTGAGGGAGGCGATTAAGAAGTTCGTAATCTCGGGCCTCCACAAGGTTCTGTTCAGCGAGAGCGAAGTTAAGAAGTTTGATAAGTTCATGCCGAAGAGCGACAAGGCGAAGAGGTTCCTTGACCTTCTCCAGGGGTGA
- a CDS encoding GTP cyclohydrolase IV — MIETQEEVPEIREPLRRVGITNLRSVAKINWKGRVYTFLPLFEVTIDVPAEKKGIHMSRLVESITEAMSEAVEEEVMEAHSSLEELGRAIIKRLEGKHPHRRAEVWIKTHLIIPRETPASGKTSYEPYDVEVGVIKNEDGTFEKVLRVRVIGNTACPHAMANNNGKTHIQRAIGELEVRTDFDEEIALEDMIDVVESSFSHPTYTLLKTVDENAVVQGMFANPKFVEDVAREILVKAREKFRGKIHVRVISNESIHKHDVIAETWS; from the coding sequence GTGATTGAGACCCAAGAGGAAGTTCCGGAGATTAGAGAGCCGCTCAGGAGGGTTGGAATAACGAACCTTAGGAGCGTTGCAAAGATAAACTGGAAGGGCAGGGTTTATACTTTCCTCCCCCTCTTCGAGGTCACGATAGACGTCCCGGCTGAGAAAAAGGGAATACACATGAGCCGTCTCGTTGAGAGTATAACCGAGGCAATGAGCGAGGCCGTTGAAGAGGAAGTCATGGAGGCCCACAGTTCGCTTGAGGAACTTGGGAGGGCGATAATTAAACGGCTTGAGGGGAAGCACCCCCACAGACGCGCAGAGGTGTGGATAAAGACCCACCTTATAATCCCGCGTGAGACCCCCGCGAGCGGAAAGACCAGCTACGAGCCCTACGACGTCGAGGTTGGTGTCATCAAGAACGAGGACGGGACCTTTGAGAAGGTTCTCCGCGTCAGGGTTATAGGGAACACCGCCTGTCCCCACGCGATGGCCAACAACAACGGGAAGACCCACATACAGAGGGCTATCGGCGAGCTGGAAGTAAGAACCGACTTCGACGAGGAGATAGCCCTCGAGGACATGATTGACGTCGTTGAAAGTTCGTTCAGTCATCCAACCTATACACTGCTCAAGACGGTGGATGAGAACGCGGTTGTGCAGGGCATGTTCGCAAACCCGAAGTTCGTCGAGGACGTTGCCAGGGAGATTCTTGTGAAGGCGAGGGAGAAGTTCAGGGGCAAAATCCACGTTAGAGTTATCAGCAACGAGAGCATCCACAAGCACGATGTGATAGCAGAGACGTGGAGCTGA
- a CDS encoding DUF1699 family protein: protein MKVRVSAKTYDELLRKLSSLNENVTEVYVSLRPTKEVVVKILENAPNVRRISCPPSLYPKVSKKVIYALNQLGIELIPEKRPRGRPRKYDEKTVKLVREMAEKGVPMKEISKRLGIPLRTVYYMVNELRA from the coding sequence ATGAAGGTCAGAGTAAGCGCTAAAACCTATGACGAGCTCTTGAGAAAGCTCTCCTCGCTGAACGAGAACGTTACTGAGGTCTACGTTAGCCTCAGGCCTACCAAGGAGGTAGTTGTCAAAATCCTTGAGAACGCGCCTAACGTAAGGAGAATAAGCTGTCCTCCGAGCCTTTACCCGAAGGTTTCCAAGAAGGTCATCTACGCTTTAAACCAGCTCGGGATAGAGCTAATTCCTGAGAAGAGACCCCGCGGAAGGCCGAGAAAGTACGACGAAAAAACCGTGAAACTCGTCCGCGAGATGGCGGAGAAAGGCGTCCCCATGAAGGAAATCAGCAAGCGCCTCGGAATTCCCCTGAGGACGGTCTACTACATGGTGAACGAACTCCGGGCTTAA
- a CDS encoding IMP cyclohydrolase, whose product MTYTGRTLGIGLMNGKPFAFYLLCSRSFPNRKAVIKGNAAYIINQTETDNPYVSYPVVRTNEMYAVVTNGLHTDFISQALVWEKPRKALVHVLDAMDYERDAYNTPRIAGIIERGSERGWLGFAGRDEFWVRSLRLKEGKAFVTATYNVDGFVELGLNGFSSAGELALEVLKLPLEHKVMAFGVTEAENRWAVEMSGRPF is encoded by the coding sequence ATGACCTACACAGGAAGAACCCTCGGAATTGGCCTGATGAACGGCAAGCCCTTCGCCTTCTACCTCCTCTGCTCCCGCTCCTTCCCGAATAGGAAGGCCGTGATTAAGGGCAACGCCGCTTACATAATCAATCAAACTGAGACGGACAACCCCTACGTGAGCTACCCCGTCGTGCGAACGAACGAGATGTACGCGGTGGTTACAAACGGCCTCCACACGGACTTCATCTCCCAAGCCCTCGTGTGGGAAAAGCCGAGGAAGGCTTTGGTTCACGTTCTCGATGCAATGGACTACGAGAGAGATGCCTACAACACGCCGAGGATAGCTGGAATTATAGAGCGCGGGAGCGAGCGGGGCTGGCTCGGCTTCGCCGGCAGGGATGAGTTCTGGGTAAGAAGCCTGAGACTGAAGGAGGGCAAAGCCTTCGTTACGGCGACCTACAACGTAGATGGCTTCGTTGAACTCGGCCTGAACGGCTTCAGTTCGGCCGGAGAACTGGCCTTGGAAGTTTTAAAGCTCCCCCTTGAGCACAAGGTCATGGCTTTTGGTGTTACTGAAGCTGAAAACAGGTGGGCTGTTGAGATGTCTGGGAGACCCTTCTAA
- the eif1A gene encoding translation initiation factor eIF-1A, with protein MAPKKKDRKVEGDEVIRVPLPDRSKGQLFGVIEQALGAGWMDVRCEDGKVRRCRIPGKLRRRMWMRVGDVVIVQPWPVQTDERGDIVYRYTRTQVDWLLRKGKISQDFLTGGELLF; from the coding sequence ATGGCTCCAAAAAAGAAGGACAGAAAAGTTGAGGGTGACGAGGTAATTCGAGTTCCCCTCCCCGATAGGAGTAAAGGACAGCTCTTCGGCGTTATAGAGCAGGCCCTTGGCGCCGGATGGATGGACGTCCGCTGTGAGGACGGAAAGGTTAGAAGATGCAGGATTCCGGGCAAGCTCAGGAGAAGGATGTGGATGCGCGTTGGTGACGTCGTCATAGTCCAGCCCTGGCCCGTCCAGACGGATGAGCGCGGTGACATTGTTTACCGCTATACGAGAACCCAGGTGGACTGGCTCCTCAGGAAGGGCAAGATAAGCCAGGACTTCCTAACCGGCGGGGAGCTGTTGTTCTGA
- the top6B gene encoding DNA topoisomerase VI subunit B has translation MAEASQLFKEFKIQSVSEFFRRNAAMLGYTGKVRSLTTLVHEAVTNSLDACEEAGIPPYIRVEIEELGREHYRVVVEDNGPGIPEKYITHVFGKMLAGTKAHRNIQSRGQQGLGISGAVMFAQTTSGKATRVITSTGEEIIEAWVKIDVDKNEGKIVKKEKHPNPDDWHGTRIELEVKNVRYIRSKQGVYWYLKLTAIANPHAHIELIEPDGRLIVFPRSSDEIPKPPVEMKPHPKGVLTDDVYRMAKKTKRQTVRRFLIGEFSRISDKKVDELIEYIAALRLIKTVEDKKVQEQLYERLMKGEVKAVLRSFRGYTKVIKQVAKIMEKPPEKLTWQEAEEIVEAFKYMKFLAPPTHGLRPIGEENIKKGLKGILKPEFVTAVTRPPKVYSGGIPFQVEVGLAYGGEIPSGFELLRYANRVPLLFDAGSCVTTQAARSIDWRRYKVDDLDRAPLVLMINVVSVHVPYTGTGKQSIASVDEIYNEIRLAIMDVARRLQTYLSGKHRRLYQVKRKKTFEKYVPEIARALSILTGEPEETIREYFLRFIESHFASKEAPVEVSENA, from the coding sequence ATGGCAGAGGCAAGTCAGCTCTTTAAGGAGTTCAAAATCCAGAGTGTCAGCGAGTTCTTCAGACGAAACGCAGCAATGCTCGGCTATACTGGAAAGGTTCGCTCCCTAACAACGCTCGTCCACGAGGCGGTAACGAACTCCCTAGATGCCTGTGAAGAGGCCGGTATTCCGCCCTACATAAGGGTCGAGATTGAAGAACTCGGAAGGGAGCATTACAGAGTTGTCGTTGAGGATAATGGTCCGGGAATTCCCGAAAAGTACATAACCCACGTCTTTGGAAAGATGCTCGCCGGAACCAAGGCCCACAGGAACATACAGAGCCGCGGTCAGCAGGGGCTTGGGATATCTGGAGCCGTGATGTTCGCTCAGACTACAAGTGGAAAGGCTACTCGAGTAATAACCTCAACCGGCGAGGAGATAATTGAAGCATGGGTTAAGATTGACGTTGACAAGAACGAGGGTAAAATAGTCAAGAAGGAAAAACACCCAAACCCCGATGACTGGCACGGAACGAGGATAGAACTCGAAGTCAAGAACGTTCGCTACATCCGCTCAAAGCAGGGTGTTTACTGGTACCTCAAGCTAACCGCGATAGCCAACCCCCACGCCCACATAGAGCTAATCGAGCCCGACGGAAGGCTCATCGTTTTCCCGCGCTCGAGTGATGAGATACCCAAACCACCCGTTGAGATGAAGCCTCACCCGAAAGGTGTCCTGACGGACGACGTTTACAGGATGGCCAAGAAAACAAAGCGCCAAACGGTAAGGCGCTTCCTCATCGGCGAGTTCTCAAGGATAAGCGACAAGAAGGTTGACGAGCTTATTGAATACATCGCCGCCCTGAGGCTGATTAAGACCGTCGAGGACAAGAAGGTTCAGGAACAGCTCTACGAGAGGCTCATGAAGGGCGAGGTTAAGGCCGTCCTCCGCTCCTTCAGGGGTTACACCAAGGTCATCAAACAGGTCGCTAAGATTATGGAAAAGCCACCGGAGAAGTTGACTTGGCAGGAAGCGGAAGAGATAGTCGAGGCCTTCAAGTACATGAAGTTCTTAGCTCCTCCGACCCACGGTCTAAGGCCAATAGGTGAGGAGAACATTAAGAAGGGCCTTAAGGGAATCCTCAAGCCGGAGTTCGTGACTGCCGTGACGAGGCCACCTAAGGTCTATTCCGGTGGAATCCCCTTCCAGGTGGAGGTCGGCTTAGCGTACGGCGGTGAGATTCCGAGCGGTTTTGAGCTCTTGAGATATGCCAACCGCGTTCCGCTCCTCTTCGATGCTGGTTCATGTGTAACAACTCAAGCAGCCCGCTCCATAGACTGGAGGCGCTACAAGGTAGATGACCTCGACAGGGCGCCACTGGTCCTCATGATTAACGTGGTTTCAGTTCACGTCCCCTACACCGGGACGGGGAAGCAGAGCATAGCGAGCGTTGATGAAATATACAACGAGATTCGCCTCGCCATAATGGATGTTGCAAGAAGGTTACAGACTTACCTCAGCGGGAAGCACAGACGCCTCTACCAGGTCAAGAGGAAGAAGACCTTTGAGAAGTACGTTCCCGAGATAGCGAGGGCCCTTAGCATACTAACCGGCGAGCCGGAGGAGACGATTAGGGAGTACTTCCTGAGGTTTATTGAGAGCCATTTTGCCTCCAAAGAGGCCCCCGTGGAGGTGAGCGAGAATGCCTAG
- a CDS encoding prolyl oligopeptidase family serine peptidase, whose amino-acid sequence MEDSYVWMENLNDKRVLRLVEEENKRFRKFVGELSDELFPEVWEYYSMPVIYNTRLTERGTIAMYRERDRQVIRWLDGRVVVDSKELEREFNNEILLQTFSVDKAGRFLAYSFSMGGADEGITRIVDLKRGELLEEFRPSIRNVVFTDNGYYFSRFYRHGEAPDGIKAPAVRLFFKDENGERMVFGEGLGSGHLLYLKESTDGRTAMLTVTFGWNSAEIYTGQIDEPEKWERVYSAEVPAEPIDVVNGRLYVLTREGRGLGKIIAIDSEKTIEVIPEGNFPLEWAVIIGDKILAGRLVNASHRLELYSLNGEKLDEITFDLPGSVYPLDSDGKRALLRYESFTVPYRLYEFGGKLKLVEKQEVEGNFRVEEDFVVSKDGTKIHYFHVKGSEDNKRVWVFGYGGFNVSLTPRFFPQVIPFIKRGGTFATANLRGGSEYGEEWHRAGMRENKQNVFDDFIAVLEKLKKDGYKVAAWGRSNGGLLVSATLTQRPDVMDSALIGYPVIDMLRFHKLYIGRVWIPEYGNPDDPKDREFLLRYSPYHNAKPARYPPTLIYTGLHDDRVHPAHALKFFMKLKELGAPVYLRVETKSGHMGASPETRAKELTDLLAFILKTLS is encoded by the coding sequence ATGGAAGACTCCTACGTCTGGATGGAGAACCTCAACGATAAGCGCGTTCTCCGGCTTGTCGAGGAGGAGAACAAACGCTTTAGAAAATTCGTCGGAGAGCTTAGCGACGAGCTCTTTCCCGAGGTATGGGAATACTACTCGATGCCCGTCATCTACAACACGAGGCTCACGGAGAGAGGCACAATCGCGATGTACAGGGAACGGGACAGACAGGTCATCAGGTGGCTCGACGGGAGGGTCGTTGTCGACTCCAAGGAACTGGAGAGGGAGTTCAACAATGAAATCCTCCTTCAGACGTTTTCGGTTGATAAGGCCGGCAGGTTTCTGGCCTACAGCTTCTCCATGGGCGGTGCCGACGAGGGCATAACGCGGATAGTTGACCTTAAAAGGGGTGAACTCCTCGAGGAATTCAGGCCCTCGATAAGGAACGTCGTCTTTACTGATAACGGCTACTACTTCTCGCGCTTTTACCGCCACGGAGAGGCGCCGGACGGGATTAAGGCTCCAGCGGTGAGGCTCTTCTTCAAAGATGAGAACGGGGAGAGAATGGTCTTTGGAGAGGGGCTCGGCTCCGGCCACCTCCTCTACCTAAAGGAAAGCACAGATGGAAGGACGGCGATGCTGACCGTTACATTTGGATGGAACAGCGCCGAGATTTACACGGGCCAGATTGACGAGCCTGAAAAATGGGAGAGGGTTTATTCCGCAGAAGTCCCAGCGGAGCCTATAGATGTTGTTAACGGCAGACTTTACGTTCTCACGAGGGAAGGCAGGGGCCTTGGAAAGATTATTGCTATCGATAGTGAAAAAACTATTGAGGTGATTCCTGAAGGGAATTTCCCGCTGGAGTGGGCGGTAATCATTGGCGATAAAATCCTCGCCGGTAGGCTGGTTAATGCCAGCCACAGGCTTGAGCTTTACTCGCTCAATGGCGAAAAGCTCGATGAGATAACCTTCGACCTTCCTGGAAGCGTCTACCCGCTTGACAGCGATGGGAAGAGAGCCCTCCTCAGATACGAGAGCTTCACCGTTCCATATCGCCTCTACGAGTTCGGCGGAAAGCTTAAACTTGTCGAAAAGCAGGAAGTCGAGGGGAACTTCAGAGTAGAGGAGGACTTTGTCGTCTCGAAGGACGGAACGAAAATCCACTACTTCCACGTGAAGGGAAGTGAAGACAACAAACGGGTCTGGGTCTTTGGCTACGGTGGCTTCAACGTTTCTCTGACGCCGAGGTTTTTCCCTCAGGTTATCCCCTTCATCAAGCGCGGCGGAACCTTTGCGACGGCCAACCTGCGCGGGGGCAGTGAGTATGGCGAGGAGTGGCACCGCGCTGGAATGCGGGAGAACAAGCAAAACGTCTTTGACGACTTCATAGCGGTTCTTGAAAAGCTCAAAAAAGATGGCTATAAAGTGGCCGCATGGGGAAGGAGCAACGGCGGGCTTCTTGTTTCTGCAACTCTCACCCAGAGGCCAGACGTTATGGATTCAGCTTTAATAGGCTATCCTGTTATAGACATGCTCAGGTTTCATAAACTCTACATCGGGAGAGTATGGATTCCCGAATACGGCAACCCTGACGACCCGAAGGACAGGGAGTTCCTGCTGAGGTACTCCCCATACCACAACGCCAAGCCTGCCAGATACCCGCCGACGCTCATCTACACCGGCCTTCACGACGACCGCGTTCACCCGGCGCACGCACTGAAGTTCTTCATGAAGCTGAAAGAACTTGGGGCTCCAGTTTACCTCCGCGTTGAGACCAAGAGCGGCCATATGGGCGCATCTCCAGAGACGAGGGCGAAAGAGCTGACCGATTTGCTGGCCTTCATCCTCAAGACACTCTCCTAG
- a CDS encoding KH domain-containing protein, translating to MDEFERLLKKYERVDKDGKPVEEPELGEIDYLAEGEQEEFVRIPRERIAVLIGKKGKTKREIEERTGTKIEVDSETGEVFITSTKDTKDPLAVWKARDVVLAIGRGFSPERAFRLFNEGEILEVVNLNDIVVGNEKNALPRVRGRIIGRKGRTREIIEEMSGADVSVYGKTVAIIGNPIQVEVARTAIEKLARGSPHGVVYRYLERRKKDLELESSNYYEALEGHLDELEEE from the coding sequence ATGGACGAGTTTGAGAGGCTCCTGAAGAAGTACGAGCGCGTTGATAAGGACGGAAAACCCGTTGAAGAGCCCGAACTGGGAGAGATTGATTACCTTGCCGAAGGTGAACAGGAGGAGTTCGTGAGGATTCCGAGGGAGAGGATAGCTGTTCTCATCGGAAAGAAGGGCAAAACGAAGAGGGAAATCGAAGAAAGGACCGGGACGAAAATAGAAGTTGACAGCGAGACCGGGGAGGTTTTTATAACCTCCACAAAGGATACCAAGGATCCCCTCGCCGTCTGGAAGGCTAGAGATGTGGTTCTCGCTATAGGGAGGGGTTTCTCGCCTGAGAGAGCCTTCAGGCTCTTCAACGAGGGTGAAATACTTGAGGTTGTCAACCTCAACGATATAGTCGTTGGAAACGAGAAGAACGCCCTGCCTAGGGTTAGGGGTAGAATCATCGGAAGGAAGGGCAGGACAAGGGAGATTATCGAGGAGATGAGCGGTGCAGATGTGAGCGTCTACGGAAAGACCGTCGCGATAATAGGTAACCCCATTCAAGTCGAGGTGGCCAGAACGGCCATTGAAAAGCTGGCCAGGGGCTCGCCCCACGGGGTAGTTTACCGCTACCTTGAGAGGAGAAAGAAGGATTTGGAACTTGAGAGCTCAAACTATTACGAGGCCCTTGAAGGCCATCTTGATGAGCTGGAGGAGGAATGA
- a CDS encoding serine protein kinase RIO, whose protein sequence is MHEEALEREIEEILGLRDRREKDSELYKIANEVFDRTTKETLAYLHRRGKIEELYGVISTGKEANVFAGVDSRGEKIAVKIYRTYTTEFRRIWEYLAGDPRIGYLPKDMRKLIFAWTRREFKNLQRAIKYAVRVPEPIIFRNNVLVMEFIGDELPAPRLKDVEKNLEKRDFEELYSYLIGVIERLWKRGDMVHGDLSEYNVLLWDGPVVIDWSQATVRRNRMSLELLKRDLRNVTNYFARKGVDVEDYEVKFRELVER, encoded by the coding sequence ATGCACGAGGAAGCACTTGAGCGAGAAATCGAGGAGATACTTGGTCTTAGAGACAGGAGGGAAAAGGACAGCGAGCTCTACAAGATAGCCAACGAGGTCTTTGACAGGACAACAAAGGAGACACTAGCATACCTCCACAGGCGCGGGAAAATAGAGGAGCTCTATGGTGTCATAAGCACGGGAAAAGAGGCCAACGTCTTCGCGGGCGTTGATTCCAGGGGAGAGAAGATAGCAGTTAAAATCTACCGCACCTACACCACCGAGTTCCGCCGCATCTGGGAGTACTTGGCCGGAGACCCGCGCATCGGCTACCTTCCAAAGGACATGAGGAAGCTCATCTTCGCCTGGACGAGGAGAGAATTCAAAAACCTCCAGAGGGCCATAAAGTACGCGGTTCGCGTTCCTGAGCCGATAATCTTCCGGAACAACGTTTTGGTTATGGAGTTCATCGGCGATGAGCTTCCCGCTCCCAGGCTTAAAGACGTTGAGAAAAACCTCGAGAAAAGAGACTTTGAGGAGCTTTACAGTTACTTAATCGGCGTCATAGAGAGACTCTGGAAGAGGGGAGATATGGTTCATGGCGATTTAAGCGAGTACAACGTCCTCCTCTGGGACGGGCCGGTTGTGATAGACTGGTCGCAGGCAACGGTAAGGAGAAACAGGATGAGCCTTGAACTGTTGAAGAGGGACCTGAGAAACGTTACAAACTACTTCGCGAGGAAAGGAGTGGACGTTGAGGATTACGAGGTGAAGTTCCGCGAGCTTGTTGAGAGGTGA
- a CDS encoding DNA topoisomerase IV subunit A, whose product MPRAIRREKPKEKFSYDPKKVLSKLEEYGRSVLEAIKSGKNPYFDIPTRGLNNVYFDEKSRLIKMGDKLSRRYFLNVAHARKFMQTLLIMAYVKRLVAEGKHASLREAYYANKHTIPGTKENTFEDQRESDPIIEDLERMLGVLREEMHITADRRGYIYGDIVIRDGEDEFNASKLGSGGWAVPGTVEHIQFPEINVDYALVVETAAMADRLIEEKFPKKENALIIATQGQASRGVRRLIHRLHYEEGLPIIVFTDGDPYGWYIYSTIKQGSINLAYLSDKLATPEAKFVGMTMDDIKRYGLENVTEKLKGIPPNKKGGPTGDYKRILEEMEYPWFQNREWQRQLKMALKMGVRIEQQALANKSLEFVAKEYLPEKINNGDLLP is encoded by the coding sequence ATGCCTAGGGCCATACGACGCGAGAAGCCCAAGGAGAAGTTCTCATACGACCCCAAAAAAGTCCTCAGCAAGCTTGAGGAGTACGGAAGGAGCGTCCTTGAGGCGATAAAATCCGGTAAAAACCCCTACTTCGACATACCGACCCGTGGTTTAAACAACGTCTACTTCGACGAGAAGAGCCGGCTAATCAAGATGGGCGATAAACTATCGAGGCGTTACTTCCTCAACGTGGCACACGCCAGAAAGTTCATGCAAACCTTACTCATAATGGCATACGTTAAGCGCCTGGTTGCCGAAGGCAAGCACGCGAGCCTTCGTGAAGCATACTATGCCAACAAGCACACTATTCCCGGGACGAAGGAGAACACCTTCGAGGACCAGCGCGAGAGCGACCCGATTATCGAGGACTTGGAGAGAATGCTCGGAGTTCTGCGCGAGGAGATGCACATTACAGCCGACAGGCGCGGTTACATCTACGGTGACATCGTGATTAGGGACGGTGAAGACGAGTTCAACGCGAGCAAGCTCGGAAGCGGTGGCTGGGCCGTTCCTGGAACGGTTGAGCACATTCAGTTCCCGGAGATAAACGTGGATTATGCACTCGTTGTCGAGACCGCGGCTATGGCTGACCGTCTCATTGAGGAAAAGTTCCCGAAGAAGGAAAACGCCCTAATCATAGCTACGCAGGGACAGGCTTCGCGTGGTGTTAGGCGTTTAATCCACAGGCTCCACTATGAGGAGGGACTGCCCATTATAGTCTTCACCGATGGCGACCCCTACGGTTGGTACATCTACTCCACCATAAAACAGGGTTCGATTAATCTGGCCTACCTCAGCGATAAGCTTGCCACTCCCGAGGCGAAGTTCGTCGGCATGACCATGGACGACATAAAGCGCTATGGTCTGGAGAACGTTACCGAGAAGCTGAAAGGCATACCCCCCAACAAGAAAGGTGGTCCAACCGGGGACTACAAGAGAATCCTCGAGGAGATGGAGTACCCGTGGTTCCAGAACAGGGAGTGGCAGAGACAGCTCAAGATGGCACTCAAGATGGGGGTCAGGATTGAACAGCAGGCCTTAGCAAACAAGTCCCTCGAATTCGTCGCCAAAGAATACTTACCAGAAAAGATAAACAACGGTGATTTGCTACCATGA
- a CDS encoding HD domain-containing protein, with product MKLVHDPIHGGIELDDFAVRLVDTPEFQRLRRITQLGLAFLVYPSARHTRFEHSLGTFHIARLIWVRNPEIEEGVAYSALLHDLGHYPFSHTLECLYPRHEENTRWLIKHGEVGDVLKERFSIGEFLDFLRHPLVSGDIDADRMDYLVRDAYYTGVAYGLVDLERLIRNLKWDGRRLVLGEKGIMAGQNLLISRSMMYPTVYQHHTARIASAMLCKAVELEGTAEKEIRQMDEIDLVARLRASDKGEVRELIGAIDGRKLYKRVLWSGERLEPRLVDELRKGLEGEFGHLALLDYPEIPKFEERNAFVEYNGEIKRLSEVSPVVKALVEAKENHWRWGIYAREDIVEKVARFLKSFL from the coding sequence ATGAAACTCGTCCACGACCCTATACACGGCGGAATTGAGCTTGATGACTTTGCCGTTAGACTGGTTGACACGCCGGAGTTCCAGAGGCTCAGGAGGATTACCCAGTTAGGTCTGGCTTTCCTCGTCTATCCCTCCGCCAGACACACACGCTTTGAACACTCCTTAGGAACCTTCCACATAGCGAGACTTATATGGGTAAGGAACCCAGAAATAGAGGAAGGAGTTGCTTACTCGGCTCTTCTCCACGACCTTGGACACTATCCCTTCTCCCACACCCTTGAATGCCTCTACCCAAGGCACGAGGAAAACACACGGTGGCTCATAAAACACGGCGAAGTCGGAGACGTTCTGAAGGAGCGGTTTTCTATTGGTGAGTTCCTTGATTTTCTCAGGCATCCGCTCGTGAGCGGGGACATTGACGCAGACAGGATGGACTACCTTGTGAGGGACGCTTACTACACCGGCGTTGCCTACGGCCTCGTTGACCTTGAGAGACTCATTAGAAACCTCAAGTGGGACGGGAGAAGACTGGTCCTCGGCGAGAAGGGCATAATGGCCGGCCAAAACCTCCTGATATCAAGAAGCATGATGTATCCAACGGTTTACCAGCATCACACGGCAAGAATAGCGAGTGCAATGCTCTGCAAGGCCGTTGAACTAGAAGGAACTGCCGAGAAGGAAATACGACAGATGGATGAAATTGACCTCGTCGCAAGGCTCAGGGCGAGCGATAAGGGAGAAGTAAGGGAACTTATAGGAGCGATAGATGGGCGGAAGCTCTACAAACGTGTCCTCTGGAGCGGTGAAAGGCTTGAGCCGAGACTCGTTGATGAACTGAGGAAAGGACTTGAGGGGGAATTCGGCCACCTCGCCTTACTGGACTATCCTGAGATACCCAAGTTTGAGGAACGTAACGCCTTCGTGGAATACAACGGGGAAATCAAGCGTCTCAGTGAGGTCTCGCCGGTTGTAAAGGCCCTCGTCGAGGCTAAGGAAAACCACTGGCGGTGGGGGATTTACGCGAGGGAGGACATTGTGGAAAAGGTTGCAAGGTTTTTGAAGTCCTTCCTGTAA